Proteins encoded together in one Cicer arietinum cultivar CDC Frontier isolate Library 1 chromosome 4, Cicar.CDCFrontier_v2.0, whole genome shotgun sequence window:
- the LOC101492876 gene encoding uncharacterized protein isoform X1: MKEDEGDNKEKVQDIKLWGVFLFGLIGATATTFALSRSSKGGTGSSFRSAFQEEAWKRYNKRLQEEYEEEMEKVERIRRMQNVFNRERNKFRRNFENWKENGPGAYHQHFQREDWYWKAEQTYKDQWNNYRDTPRENGSINYPLLSHHYSVLGLDRFRSTPYTDAEIKTAFRTKAKQYHPDQNMEDREAAEAKFKEVMGSYEAIQKERKHHNL, from the exons ATGAAGGAAGATGAAGGTGATAACAAAGAGAAAGTTCAAGATATCAAGCTTTGGGGAGTTTTTCTCTTCGGCTTAATTGGCGCTACCGCCACTACCTTCGCC CTGTCCAGGTCGTCGAAAGGAGGGACTGGCAGTTCTTTTCGATCAGCTTTTCAAGAAGAAGCATGGAAGAGATACAATAAGCGATTGCAAGAGGAGTATGAGGAGGAGATGGAAAAAGTG GAAAGAATACGTCGCATGCAAAATGTGTTTAATAGAGAAAGGAATAAGTTTAGAAGAAATTTTGAGAACTGGAAGGAAAATGGTCCCGGTGCATATCATCAGCATTTCCAAAGAGAAGATTGGTATTGGAAGGCTGAACAAACCTACAAAGACCAGTGGAATAATTACCGAGACACTCCAAGGGAAAATGGAAGCATAAATTACCCATTATTATCACACCACTACTCAGTTTTGGGTCTTGACAG GTTTAGATCGACACCGTATACAGATGCTGAGATTAAg ACAGCATTTAGGACCAAGGCAAAGCAGTATCATCCTGACCAGAACATGGAGGATAGAG AGGCTGCTGAGGCTAAGTTCAAAGAAGTAATGGGTTCATATGAGGCcatacaaaaagaaagaaagcatCATAATCTGTAA
- the LOC101492876 gene encoding uncharacterized protein isoform X2: MIYIYICIYLSRSSKGGTGSSFRSAFQEEAWKRYNKRLQEEYEEEMEKVERIRRMQNVFNRERNKFRRNFENWKENGPGAYHQHFQREDWYWKAEQTYKDQWNNYRDTPRENGSINYPLLSHHYSVLGLDRFRSTPYTDAEIKTAFRTKAKQYHPDQNMEDREAAEAKFKEVMGSYEAIQKERKHHNL; this comes from the exons ATGATATATATCTACATATGTATCTAT CTGTCCAGGTCGTCGAAAGGAGGGACTGGCAGTTCTTTTCGATCAGCTTTTCAAGAAGAAGCATGGAAGAGATACAATAAGCGATTGCAAGAGGAGTATGAGGAGGAGATGGAAAAAGTG GAAAGAATACGTCGCATGCAAAATGTGTTTAATAGAGAAAGGAATAAGTTTAGAAGAAATTTTGAGAACTGGAAGGAAAATGGTCCCGGTGCATATCATCAGCATTTCCAAAGAGAAGATTGGTATTGGAAGGCTGAACAAACCTACAAAGACCAGTGGAATAATTACCGAGACACTCCAAGGGAAAATGGAAGCATAAATTACCCATTATTATCACACCACTACTCAGTTTTGGGTCTTGACAG GTTTAGATCGACACCGTATACAGATGCTGAGATTAAg ACAGCATTTAGGACCAAGGCAAAGCAGTATCATCCTGACCAGAACATGGAGGATAGAG AGGCTGCTGAGGCTAAGTTCAAAGAAGTAATGGGTTCATATGAGGCcatacaaaaagaaagaaagcatCATAATCTGTAA
- the LOC101493207 gene encoding squalene monooxygenase SE1-like, which yields MDLYLLGWILSTVLSLFALYSLVFAGKISRAAPKKPVQSDDSVTNDAGERKSEKLNGDADVIIVGAGVAGAALAHTLGKDGRRVLVIERDLSEPDRIVGELLQPGGYLKLVELGLEDCVNNIDAQQVFGYALFKDGKHTRLSYPLDKFHSDVSGRSFHNGRFIQRMREKAASLPNVNLEQGTVTSLHEEKGTIKGVQYKNKDGQELTAYAPLTIVCDGCFSNLRRSLCNPKVDSPSCFVGLVLENCELPCANHGHVILGDPSPILFYPISSSEIRCLVDVPGQKVPSISNGDMTKYLKTTVAPQVPPELYDAFIAAVDKGNIRTMPNRSMPADPRPTPGAVLMGDAFNMRHPLTGGGMTVALSDIVVLRNLLRPLRDLNDAPKLCKYLESFYTLRKPVASTINTLAGALYKVFCASPDQARKEMRQACFDYLSLGGLFSEGPISLLSGLNPRPLSLVLHFFAVAVFGVGRLLLPFPSPKRMWIGARLISGASGIILPIIKAEGIRQMFFPATVPAYYRAPPASQE from the exons ATGGATCTGTATCTTCTCGGTTGGATTCTAAGCACCGTTTTGAGCCTCTTTGCGCTCTACAGTTTGGTTTTCGCCGGGAAAATAAGTCGCGCCGCGCCGAAGAAGCCGGTTCAGTCTGATGATAGCGTGACGAACGATGCTGGTGAACGTAAATCGGAGAAACTTAACGGAGACGCTGACGTCATTATTGTTGGAGCCGGTGTCGCTGGCGCTGCACTCGCTCACACTCTCGGCAAG GATGGACGCCGAGTGCTTGTCATTGAAAGAGATCTGAGTGAGCCTGATAGAATTGTTGGAGAGTTGCTACAACCTGGCGGCTATCTCAAATTAGTTGAACTGGGCCTTGAAG ATTGTGTGAACAATATTGATGCGCAGCAAGTGTTTGGTTATGCACTTTTCAAAGATGGGAAACATACTCGTCTCTCTTATCCCTTGGATAAGTTTCACTCAGATGTATCTGGCAGAAGCTTTCACAATGGCCGTTTTATTCAGAGAATGCGAGAGAAGGCTGCTTCCCTTCCCAA TGTAAATTTGGAGCAAGGAACAGTCACTTCCCTACATGAAGAGAAGGGGACAATCAAAGGTGTACAATACAAGAATAAAGATGGTCAGGAATTGACAGCATATGCTCCTCTTACCATTGTTTGTGATGGATGTTTCTCAAACTTGCGCCGTTCTCTTTGCAACCCTAAG GTAGACAGTCCCTCTTGTTTTGTTGGCTTAGTTTTAGAGAACTGTGAACTTCCATGTGCCAATCATGGCCACGTCATACTTGGAGATCCTTCGCCAATTCTTTTCTATCCTATAAGTAGTTCAGAAATTCGTTGTCTGGTTGATGTACCTGGTCAGAAGGTTCCTTCTATTTCAAATGGTGATATGACAAAGTATCTAAAGACAACGGTTGCTCCACAG GTACCCCCTGAGCTTTATGATGCATTCATAGCCGCAGTGGACAAAGGCAACATAAGGACAATGCCGAACAGAAGTATGCCAGCAGATCCTCGTCCTACTCCTGGAGCCGTATTGATGGGAGATGCATTCAACATGCGACACCCCCTAACAGGGGGAGGAATGACCGTAGCATTGTCTGATATTGTGGTATTGAGAAATCTTCTCAGGCCTTTGCGTGACCTGAATGATGCACCCAAACTTTGCAAATACCTCGAGTCCTTTTATACTTTGCGCAAG CCTGTAGCATCCACCATAAATACATTGGCAGGAGCTCTTTACAAGGTTTTTTGTGCATCCCCTGATCAAGCAAGGAAGGAAATGCGTCAAGCTTGTTTTGATTATCTTAGCCTTGGAGGCCTATTCTCGGAGGGACCGATATCTTTACTTTCAGGATTAAACCCTCGACCCTTAAGCTTGGTTCTCCATTTCTTTGCTGTTGCAGTATTTGGTGTTGGCCGTTTACTACTACCCTTTCCTTCACCTAAACGGATGTGGATCGGAGCTAGGTTAATCTCT GGTGCATCTGGAATTATCTTACCCATAATTAAGGCTGAAGGAATTCGCCAAATGTTTTTCCCTGCCACTGTTCCAGCTTATTACAGAGCTCCCCCGGCTTCACAAGAGTGA
- the LOC101492549 gene encoding probable pectin methylesterase CGR2 — protein sequence MMPRRAGNPSRRFGDSKSKTSPVLSIGLIVVGGLFLIGYLYRGSGGHGSRIDSVSKVEGDYLCSGEVQRAIPTLQKTYGDSMHKVLHVGPDTCYVVSKLKREDETEAWGVEPYDIEDVDSSCKSLIRRGSVRVADVKFPLPYRPKSFSLVIVSDTLDYLSPRYLNKTLPDLVRVSSDGLVIFTGIPTNQKAKVADVSKFGRAAKMRSSSWWVKFFLQNNLEENEAVNKKFEEASTKSSYVPRCQIFHLKSLH from the exons ATGATGCCAAGGAGAGCGGGGAATCCTTCTAGAAGGTTCGGTGATAGTAAATCGAAGACTTCGCCAGTTTTGTCAATTGGGCTTATAGTTGTG GGAGGTTTGTTTCTCATTGGTTACTTGTATAGGGGCTCAG GTGGACATGGAAGCCGTATAGATTCTGTTAGCAAGGTTGaag GTGATTATTTGTGCAGTGGAGAGGTCCAACGTGCAATTCCTACTTTACAGAAAACATATGGAGATAGCATGCATAAAGTTTTGCATGTTGGTCCTGATACTTGCTATGTGGTCTCTAAATTGAAAAGGGAGGATGAAACTGAAGCCTGGGGTGTAGAACCATATGATATTGAGGATGTCGATAGTAGTTGCAAATCACTAATCCGTAGAGGCAGTGTGCGTGTGGCTGATGTCAAGTTTCCTCTTCCATATAGGCCAAAATCTTTCTCTCTTGTAATTGTTTCAGATACTCTGGATTACCTATCCCCCAGATACCTCAATAAAACTCTTCCAGATTTGGTGAGGGTATCATCTGATGGTTTAGTGATATTCACTG GTATTCCAACCAATCAAAAGGCCAAGGTAGCAGATGTTTCTAAATTTGGAAGAGCG GCCAAGATGAGGAGTTCATCCTGGTGGGTCAAGTTTTTCCTTCAAAATAACTTAGAGGAGAATGAAGCTGTTAATAAGAAGTTTGAGGAGGCTTCAACAAAGAGTTCATATGTTCCACGATGCCAGATATTCCACTTGAAGTCACTCCACTGA